The following proteins are co-located in the Verrucomicrobiia bacterium genome:
- a CDS encoding TatD family hydrolase codes for MGFIDTHAHLHFPDYDQDRADVMRRASEAGLETFINVGTDLESSRKCLELAKAHDNIYASAGVHPHDAKDADEAVIAEIRKLFSEKKMVAVGEVGLDFFRDHSPHEKQKEVLRAFVRLAREVGRPLIIHCRDAYEDLAQLFAEEGGAPYRGVIHCFSSDAPRMKRLLDLGFYISFAGPLTYKKNDELRDACRQCPKDRLLLETDAPFLPPQSVRGKRNEPAYMLETAGVAAGLHSLSVQALGEQTTANAKALFSL; via the coding sequence ATGGGATTCATCGACACGCACGCGCACCTTCACTTCCCGGATTACGACCAAGACCGCGCCGACGTGATGCGCCGCGCCTCCGAAGCGGGCCTGGAAACTTTCATCAACGTGGGGACCGACCTGGAGAGCTCGCGCAAATGCCTGGAGCTGGCCAAGGCTCACGACAACATTTACGCCTCGGCCGGCGTGCACCCGCACGACGCCAAAGACGCGGACGAGGCCGTGATCGCGGAGATCCGCAAACTTTTTTCGGAAAAGAAAATGGTGGCCGTGGGGGAAGTGGGCCTGGATTTTTTTCGCGACCATTCGCCGCATGAAAAGCAGAAGGAAGTCCTGCGCGCTTTCGTGCGCCTGGCCAGGGAAGTCGGCCGGCCGCTCATCATCCACTGCCGCGATGCCTACGAAGACCTGGCGCAGCTTTTCGCGGAAGAAGGCGGCGCGCCCTACCGCGGCGTCATCCACTGCTTTTCTTCGGACGCGCCCCGCATGAAGAGGCTTCTCGACCTGGGCTTTTACATTTCCTTTGCCGGGCCGCTGACGTACAAGAAAAACGACGAGCTGCGCGACGCGTGCCGGCAATGCCCGAAAGACCGGCTGCTGCTCGAAACCGACGCGCCGTTTCTCCCGCCGCAATCCGTGCGGGGAAAACGCAACGAGCCCGCTTACATGCTCGAAACCGCGGGCGTGGCCGCGGGCCTTCACAGCCTGAGCGTGCAGGCGCTCGGCGAGCAAACGACGGCCAACGCAAAGGCGCTGTTTTCCCTATGA
- the cysS gene encoding cysteine--tRNA ligase — MVIQFFNTLSGKQEPFVPRKAGEAQLYTCGPTVYDYAHIGNFRTFVFEDLLRRFLEFSGLKVEHVMNITDVDDKTIAGAVREKKPLLEYTEKFTQAFNEDMAALNCLAPTRQPRATKEIDGMLALIQKLLDKGIAYQSEGSVYYRVSKFPGYGKLSKKKLHMNIAGASERVDADEYDKEEVTDFVLWKGAKEGEPFWSSPWGNGRPGWHIECSAMSLRYLGDTFDIHAGGEDLIFPHHENEIAQSEAATGQLFVKYWLHSKHLLVDGEKMSKSKGNFYTLRDLIAKGHDPMAIRYALLSVHYRQQMNFTMEHLKEASEVIKKLDECYWNCATRLGQQPQGKDETAAREKLDKSLDKMTAWLADDLNVSGALAELSGAVTEINKDAAQAKDEGLRAFVQFLKSIDRLFGFDVTAVDQVPAEVQFLMKQRSEVRLQVKNDKSLWAKSDALRDEIQKLGWLVKDGKPGELSTLKKKRRKWD; from the coding sequence ATGGTCATCCAATTTTTTAACACGCTTTCGGGAAAACAGGAGCCTTTCGTGCCGCGCAAGGCGGGCGAGGCTCAGCTCTACACCTGCGGGCCCACAGTTTACGATTACGCGCACATCGGCAACTTCCGGACGTTCGTCTTCGAGGATTTGCTGCGCCGCTTCCTGGAATTCTCGGGGCTGAAGGTCGAGCACGTCATGAACATCACGGACGTGGACGACAAGACCATTGCCGGCGCCGTGCGCGAAAAAAAACCGCTCCTCGAATACACGGAAAAATTCACGCAGGCCTTCAACGAGGACATGGCGGCGCTGAACTGCCTCGCGCCCACGCGCCAGCCGCGCGCCACGAAGGAAATCGACGGCATGCTGGCGCTGATCCAGAAGCTGCTGGACAAAGGCATCGCGTATCAAAGCGAAGGCTCGGTCTATTACCGCGTCTCGAAATTTCCCGGCTACGGCAAGCTGTCCAAGAAAAAACTGCACATGAACATCGCCGGCGCGTCTGAGCGCGTGGACGCGGACGAATACGACAAAGAGGAAGTCACGGATTTCGTGCTCTGGAAAGGCGCCAAGGAAGGCGAACCGTTCTGGTCTTCACCGTGGGGGAACGGCCGTCCGGGCTGGCACATTGAGTGCTCGGCCATGAGCCTCCGCTACCTCGGCGACACTTTCGACATTCATGCGGGCGGCGAAGACCTGATTTTCCCGCATCACGAAAACGAAATCGCCCAATCCGAAGCCGCGACGGGGCAGCTCTTTGTAAAATACTGGCTGCATTCCAAGCACCTGCTTGTCGACGGCGAGAAAATGTCCAAGTCCAAAGGCAATTTCTACACCCTGCGCGACCTCATCGCCAAAGGCCACGATCCCATGGCCATCCGCTACGCGCTGCTTTCCGTGCATTACCGCCAGCAGATGAATTTCACGATGGAGCATTTGAAAGAGGCGTCGGAGGTCATCAAAAAGCTGGACGAATGCTATTGGAACTGCGCCACGCGGCTCGGGCAGCAGCCGCAGGGAAAAGACGAAACAGCCGCGCGCGAAAAGCTCGACAAGTCGCTGGATAAGATGACCGCTTGGCTGGCCGACGACCTGAACGTTTCGGGCGCCCTGGCGGAACTTTCCGGCGCCGTTACGGAAATCAACAAAGACGCGGCCCAGGCGAAAGACGAAGGCTTGCGCGCTTTCGTCCAGTTTTTGAAAAGCATCGACCGCCTGTTCGGATTTGACGTGACTGCCGTGGACCAGGTTCCGGCGGAAGTGCAATTCCTCATGAAGCAGCGTTCGGAAGTCCGCCTGCAGGTGAAAAACGACAAAAGCCTCTGGGCGAAATCCGACGCGCTGCGCGACGAAATCCAGAAACTCGGCTGGCTGGTCAAAGACGGCAAGCCCGGCGAGCTCTCAACGTTGAAGAAAAAAAGACGGAAGTGGGATTGA
- the tmk gene encoding dTMP kinase, whose amino-acid sequence MKKGIFITFEGTEGSGKSTQIKRAASFLRKKGRRVLILREPGGTGVGEAIRNVLLDNKHAAMAPSAELLLYLAARAQIVNEKILPALKAGTIVICDRFEDSTLAYQGYGRGFSMKDIEAVSQKLVRGTLKPRLTILLDVDPALGLKRGGRHDRMEKQSLVFHRKVRRGFLALAKREPRRYLVINTRQDWELTAKQIRERLGRVA is encoded by the coding sequence ATGAAAAAAGGAATTTTCATTACCTTCGAAGGCACGGAAGGCAGCGGGAAAAGCACGCAAATCAAGCGGGCGGCTTCGTTCTTGCGGAAAAAGGGGCGGCGTGTTTTAATTCTCCGGGAACCCGGAGGCACGGGAGTCGGGGAAGCCATCCGTAACGTGCTGCTGGACAATAAACATGCGGCCATGGCGCCTTCGGCGGAACTCCTGCTGTATCTCGCGGCCCGGGCCCAGATCGTGAACGAGAAAATCCTTCCGGCGCTGAAAGCGGGCACGATCGTCATTTGCGACCGCTTCGAGGATTCGACCCTGGCTTACCAAGGGTACGGACGCGGGTTTTCCATGAAGGACATCGAGGCGGTCAGCCAAAAACTCGTGCGCGGAACGTTGAAACCCCGGCTTACGATTCTCCTGGACGTGGACCCGGCCCTCGGCCTGAAGCGCGGCGGACGGCACGACAGGATGGAAAAGCAGTCGCTTGTCTTCCACCGCAAGGTGAGGCGGGGGTTCCTGGCGCTGGCCAAGCGCGAACCGCGCCGCTATCTCGTGATCAACACGAGGCAGGACTGGGAATTGACCGCGAAACAAATCAGGGAAAGGCTCGGACGTGTTGCCTGA
- a CDS encoding CPBP family intramembrane glutamic endopeptidase, protein MIHDILQFFVKEKKYTALFLGLILAFGAIQFYERRAPQKEQTASPAAAEALQNLEDAESRVVQSVEQAGSLQNFLKDKPEFAGAFTFILFFVSGMFSLGIVILIAFMFNPAWRQSWAMEPFDKDKTDWKPSMIFKVALLFVAASFGLSLVLGALGNYVLRSVPVNFWLLFQTTGADILCVYFIFLIVRRHGGGLKDIGLRVPPRGFFSEVVMGIVGYMGVFPIFIGILIFLVFIAHLFHYEPPAHPIVNVLLEEEQRSPWIVVYSVLLATFIAPILEEIFFRGFCYPIFKKKWGKNAGMIITSSFFAIIHNNTFAFWPIFVLGMALAYMYEKRRSLIAPMTLHLIHNTIFIGYFFLAKQALVSV, encoded by the coding sequence ATGATCCACGACATCCTTCAATTCTTCGTCAAAGAGAAAAAATACACGGCTTTGTTCCTCGGCCTGATCCTGGCGTTCGGGGCCATCCAGTTTTATGAGCGCCGTGCGCCTCAGAAAGAACAGACGGCTTCACCGGCCGCGGCCGAGGCCCTGCAAAATCTCGAAGACGCGGAAAGCCGGGTGGTGCAAAGCGTGGAGCAGGCAGGCTCGCTTCAGAACTTTCTGAAGGACAAGCCGGAATTCGCCGGCGCGTTCACGTTCATTCTGTTTTTCGTGTCCGGAATGTTCAGCCTGGGCATCGTGATCCTGATCGCCTTCATGTTCAATCCCGCCTGGCGGCAGAGCTGGGCCATGGAGCCCTTCGACAAGGACAAGACCGACTGGAAACCGTCCATGATCTTCAAAGTGGCGCTGCTTTTCGTGGCCGCGAGCTTTGGACTCAGCCTTGTCCTGGGCGCGCTCGGTAATTACGTCCTGAGGTCTGTCCCCGTGAATTTCTGGCTGCTGTTCCAGACCACCGGCGCGGACATTCTCTGCGTCTATTTCATCTTCCTGATCGTGCGCCGGCACGGCGGCGGTTTGAAGGACATCGGACTGCGTGTGCCGCCGCGCGGCTTTTTTTCCGAAGTCGTCATGGGCATCGTCGGCTATATGGGCGTGTTCCCGATCTTCATCGGTATCCTGATCTTTCTCGTCTTCATCGCGCATCTGTTCCACTACGAGCCGCCCGCGCATCCGATCGTGAACGTGCTGCTGGAAGAGGAACAGCGCTCGCCGTGGATCGTGGTCTACTCGGTGCTTCTGGCCACGTTCATCGCGCCGATCCTGGAAGAGATTTTTTTTCGAGGCTTCTGTTACCCGATCTTCAAAAAGAAATGGGGCAAGAACGCGGGCATGATCATCACGTCTTCGTTTTTCGCGATCATTCACAACAACACCTTCGCGTTCTGGCCGATCTTCGTCCTGGGCATGGCGCTGGCGTACATGTACGAGAAACGGCGATCCCTCATCGCGCCCATGACGCTCCATCTCATCCACAACACGATTTTCATCGGGTATTTCTTCCTGGCCAAGCAGGCTCTCGTCAGCGTCTGA
- a CDS encoding thiamine-phosphate kinase yields the protein MNEFRWIESLKRKVPRKPGTVGIGDDAAVFPAGRGKILCTTDAIVDGVDFYLARLTPEKIGRKALAVNLSDIAAMGGRPESFVVTLGIPADVREAWLNRFYDGMLALARRHGVICVGGDVSRARQFFASVTLWGRAARPVPRSGARPGHWIGVTGNLGGSILRHHHEFEPRLSEGAALARLGAKAMIDVSDGLAQDLGHVLKASRVSAAVELDKIPVSRDALKLAKGNRGKALMRALSDGEDFELVFTVSGAGKRNLEKKWKRLFPRTRLSWIGRIVKRRKKSGIEWRREGKPLPGFRLEKEGYRHF from the coding sequence ATGAACGAGTTCCGGTGGATCGAGTCGTTGAAACGAAAAGTGCCGCGTAAGCCGGGAACAGTCGGCATCGGCGACGATGCGGCCGTATTTCCCGCGGGCCGCGGCAAAATCCTGTGCACGACGGACGCCATCGTGGACGGCGTGGATTTTTATCTCGCCCGGCTCACGCCCGAAAAAATCGGACGCAAGGCCCTGGCCGTGAATCTCAGCGATATCGCGGCTATGGGCGGACGGCCCGAATCTTTTGTCGTGACGCTCGGCATTCCCGCGGACGTACGCGAGGCCTGGCTCAACCGGTTTTACGACGGCATGCTGGCTTTGGCGCGGCGTCATGGCGTGATCTGCGTGGGCGGGGATGTGAGCCGCGCGCGGCAATTCTTCGCTTCGGTGACGCTTTGGGGCCGCGCGGCAAGGCCTGTCCCGCGCAGCGGCGCAAGGCCGGGCCATTGGATCGGCGTCACGGGAAATCTGGGCGGCTCGATCCTGCGCCATCATCATGAATTCGAGCCGCGCTTGAGTGAAGGCGCCGCGCTGGCAAGGCTCGGCGCGAAGGCCATGATCGACGTTTCGGACGGGCTGGCGCAGGACCTGGGCCACGTGCTCAAAGCCTCGCGCGTTTCCGCGGCCGTGGAGCTTGATAAAATTCCGGTGTCGCGCGACGCGCTGAAGCTTGCGAAAGGAAACCGCGGCAAGGCGCTTATGCGCGCGCTGTCCGACGGCGAAGACTTTGAGCTGGTGTTCACGGTTTCCGGCGCGGGAAAACGGAACCTCGAAAAAAAATGGAAGCGGCTTTTCCCGCGCACGCGCCTTTCGTGGATCGGCCGCATCGTCAAAAGAAGAAAAAAATCCGGAATCGAGTGGCGGCGTGAGGGAAAACCGCTGCCGGGATTCCGGCTCGAAAAGGAAGGGTACCGCCATTTCTGA
- a CDS encoding site-2 protease family protein, translated as MEWAVWITIFLVTVIFHEVCHGLAALALGDTTARDAGRLTLNPLKHVDLFWTVLFPALLFFSTHGRFAFGMAKPVPVNFNRLRYPRRGMIGVALAGPAANLVLAAVLRAVWKATGSEIALLAIYFNLGVAVFNLLPVPPLDGSRVAAGLLPVSAARVYMSLERAGIWIVFALYLSGVLVYWVIPGMDLFCHLLGLPRLRDVIAWST; from the coding sequence ATGGAATGGGCCGTGTGGATCACGATCTTTCTCGTCACCGTCATTTTTCATGAGGTCTGCCACGGCCTGGCAGCGCTGGCGCTGGGTGACACGACCGCGCGCGATGCCGGCCGCCTGACGCTCAATCCGCTGAAGCATGTGGACCTTTTCTGGACCGTGCTCTTTCCCGCGCTGCTTTTCTTTTCCACGCACGGCCGGTTTGCGTTCGGCATGGCCAAACCCGTGCCCGTCAATTTCAACCGCCTGCGCTATCCGCGCCGCGGCATGATCGGGGTGGCGCTGGCCGGCCCGGCCGCGAATTTAGTCCTGGCCGCGGTCCTGAGAGCCGTGTGGAAGGCGACCGGCAGCGAGATCGCGCTGCTGGCCATCTATTTCAATCTCGGCGTCGCGGTTTTCAATCTGCTTCCCGTGCCGCCGCTGGACGGCTCGCGCGTGGCGGCGGGCCTGCTGCCGGTTTCCGCGGCGCGGGTCTACATGTCTCTCGAAAGGGCGGGCATCTGGATTGTGTTTGCGCTCTACCTGTCCGGCGTTCTGGTATACTGGGTGATCCCCGGCATGGACCTGTTCTGCCATTTGCTCGGCCTGCCGCGGCTGAGAGACGTGATCGCGTGGAGCACATGA
- a CDS encoding DUF559 domain-containing protein, producing the protein MNDRAKILRKNVTDAEKLLWNNLRANRLNGFKFRRQHPVDVWILDFACPQLKLAIEIDGGQHAARKNEDEHRSRELGKRGWRVLRFWNHEALASIDAVMQQILTECEKTQPLSLTLSPHRGEREG; encoded by the coding sequence ATGAACGATAGAGCCAAGATATTGAGAAAAAATGTGACGGATGCTGAAAAGCTATTATGGAACAACCTTCGAGCTAACCGCCTAAATGGTTTTAAATTTAGACGGCAGCATCCTGTTGACGTTTGGATTCTGGATTTTGCATGTCCTCAATTAAAACTTGCGATTGAAATCGACGGCGGCCAGCACGCCGCGCGGAAAAACGAAGATGAGCATCGTTCCCGGGAGCTTGGGAAACGCGGTTGGCGGGTCCTTAGATTTTGGAACCATGAAGCGCTTGCGTCGATTGATGCGGTGATGCAACAAATACTGACTGAATGTGAAAAAACACAGCCCCTCTCCCTTACCCTCTCCCCGCATCGCGGGGAGAGGGAGGGGTGA
- the metG gene encoding methionine--tRNA ligase, whose translation MSENFLYITTPLYYVNAKPHIGHAYTNILCDTFTRFFRWHGKKVFFLTGTDEHGTKIEKTAREHKEEPRDYVDRMVPQFKELWRVLGIQYDYFIRTTDEEHKKIVQNVLLKLEAEGDIYKSSYTGWYCTPCESFWTKLQLAQGKCPDCGREVQELSEDNYFFKLSKYQDWLIQYINEHPDFVRPEMRRNEILAFLKEPLEDLSITRPKSRLSWGIEYPNSKDHVVYVWFDALINYVSAIGMTVDHKKFLTYWPADLHLVGKDILRQHAVYWPIMLKACGVEMPKTVLAHGWWTLGGAKVSKSRGNIVDPAVLAKVYSVDAFRYFLLREVTLGLDGAYSEDLLRERYTSDLANDLGNLWFRMASMLEKYFDGAVPEAQGVESENLLQQAFALLEKVSVPMNRYDPRTALDAIWAVIVASNQFVEEKKPWVLAKDPQKRPELARALAVLSEVLAHIGAILLPFLPDTARKILERLKLSPQTNFSEAAFFRTAWLKPGTLVDRGEALFPRLEDEEKAPSAPAAKG comes from the coding sequence ATGAGCGAAAACTTCCTTTACATCACCACGCCTTTGTATTACGTCAACGCCAAGCCTCACATCGGACACGCGTACACGAATATCCTCTGCGACACGTTCACGCGGTTTTTCCGCTGGCACGGCAAGAAAGTTTTCTTTTTGACCGGCACCGACGAGCATGGCACGAAAATCGAGAAGACCGCGCGCGAGCACAAAGAAGAGCCGCGCGATTACGTGGACCGCATGGTGCCGCAGTTCAAGGAATTGTGGCGCGTGCTCGGCATCCAGTACGATTATTTCATCCGCACGACCGACGAAGAACACAAGAAGATCGTGCAGAACGTGCTGCTCAAGCTTGAAGCCGAAGGCGACATCTACAAATCCAGCTACACGGGCTGGTACTGCACGCCGTGCGAATCGTTCTGGACGAAATTGCAGCTCGCGCAGGGCAAATGCCCGGACTGCGGCCGCGAAGTGCAGGAGCTTTCCGAGGACAATTACTTTTTCAAGCTGTCCAAATACCAGGACTGGCTCATTCAGTACATCAACGAGCACCCGGATTTCGTCCGGCCGGAAATGCGGCGCAACGAAATCCTGGCTTTTTTGAAAGAGCCGCTCGAAGACCTTTCCATCACGCGGCCCAAGTCGCGGCTTTCCTGGGGCATCGAGTACCCCAATTCGAAAGACCACGTGGTCTATGTGTGGTTCGACGCGCTGATCAATTACGTCAGCGCGATCGGCATGACGGTCGACCACAAAAAATTTCTCACGTACTGGCCCGCGGACCTTCACCTGGTAGGGAAAGACATCCTGCGCCAGCACGCGGTGTACTGGCCCATCATGCTGAAAGCCTGCGGCGTGGAAATGCCCAAGACTGTCCTCGCGCACGGCTGGTGGACGCTGGGCGGCGCGAAAGTCTCCAAGTCCCGCGGCAACATCGTGGACCCGGCCGTGCTCGCGAAAGTCTACAGCGTGGACGCGTTCCGTTATTTTCTCCTCCGGGAAGTGACGCTGGGACTCGACGGCGCGTACTCGGAAGATCTTTTGCGCGAACGCTACACGAGCGATCTGGCCAACGACCTGGGCAACCTGTGGTTCCGCATGGCGTCCATGCTGGAAAAGTATTTTGACGGCGCCGTGCCCGAAGCGCAGGGCGTCGAATCGGAGAATCTCCTGCAGCAGGCGTTTGCCCTGCTCGAAAAAGTCAGCGTGCCTATGAACCGCTATGACCCGCGCACGGCGCTGGACGCGATTTGGGCTGTCATCGTGGCCTCCAACCAGTTCGTGGAAGAAAAAAAGCCGTGGGTGCTGGCCAAGGACCCGCAAAAGCGGCCGGAGCTGGCGCGCGCGCTCGCGGTGCTGTCGGAGGTGCTCGCGCACATCGGGGCCATCCTGCTGCCGTTCCTGCCGGACACCGCGCGGAAGATCCTCGAACGCCTCAAGCTTTCCCCCCAGACGAATTTTTCCGAAGCCGCGTTTTTCCGCACGGCGTGGCTCAAGCCGGGGACGCTTGTCGACCGCGGGGAAGCGCTGTTCCCCAGACTCGAAGACGAGGAAAAAGCTCCCTCCGCCCCGGCCGCGAAGGGATGA